In the genome of Deltaproteobacteria bacterium, the window GTCCTTTTCAAAGTCGATCCGCACCTCTACGGCCTCGAGGCCTTTTGACTTCGCCTTCTCCTGGTACATTCTCTTGTCTGCCAGATTGATAAAGGTTTCACCGTCAAAGTCCCCCTGAAATTCCGCTGCCCCCATGCTGAGGGTCAACCCTCCCGGTGCCCTCTCTTGGAAGTTCTTCTTTATCCGTTCCCCGATGATGAGCGCTTCCCTCCGGTCTGCCTCAGGCAGTATGACGACAAACTCGTCACCTCCATAGCGGAAAACACAATCCACATGCTCTCTCACGGATAAAAGGACGGTCCTCGCCACCATCTTCAAAAGAGCGTCTCCCTTGAGATGGCCGTACCGGTCGTTGAATTTCTTGAACCCGTCCACATCAAGCACGATAAGCGAGAGGGGGTGGCCCTGTCGTTTGGCCCTTTCCGTTTCGTTCTGCAACTTCTGGTAGAAATACCCCCTGTTGTAGAGTCCGGTCAGATCGTCTGTGATGCCTTTGATGTAGAGTTTCTTCCTCAGGGCTCTTTCCATCTCGATCTTGTACAGCCTCGCCCCGAGCTGGTCCAGGCTGAAAGGCTTGGCAAGAAAGTCACTGGCCCCGCTCTCAACGATCTTCATGGGCGAATAGTTGTCCCCGTACGCGGAAATGATCAAGACATCCACATCGGGGTAGTGCTTCCTGATCGCACGGAGCAACTCGAGACCGTTCATTTCGGGCATGACGATATCGGAGATGACAATCGGGAAAAGCGTCTTCTTGAGCAGCCCCAATGCCGCGCTGCCGGAGGCGGCCTCGGCGCAAAAATATCCGAGGGATTCCACAAAGCTCCGGAGGATCCCCCGGAAGTTCTTCTCATCATCCACGATGAGAACCCTCTTGGGGAAAACCTCTTCTCCCGGAGAGGCCTCTATGATCTTCCCGGCGATGTTGCCGCCTTGATTCGACTCCAGCAATCAGCACCTCCCCTCGGCCGGACGGTTCGTCAAATATGCCTGGTATGCCAATTCCATGCCAACGCCGCACCTTTACACGGACCGGAATATTGGATACATTTTGTGTCGGACCTCCCTGCGGCCTCCGGCCATTCACAGACCAACTGGGAAGTTGCGAGGATAGAACCTTGGAAATTACTTCAGTCAGGGGCTTCAAGGATATTCTTCCGGAAGAGATAGGCAAATGGCGGTTTGTCGAAGAGACGGCCAGAAAGATCTTTCAAGATTTCGGATATGTGGAGATCAGGATCCCTATCCTTGAAAAAACAGAGCTCTTTGCCCGGGGGATCGGAGAAGCCACCGATATCGTGGAAAAGGAGATGTACACCTTCACCGACCGGAGTGGAACCTCCCTGACCCTCAGACCCGAGGCCACCGCTTCGATTGCAAGGGCCTATGTTGAAAACGGCCTCTACAGTAGGGAGCCTGAGGCCAAACTATTCATGATAGGGCCTATGTTCCGGTACGAAAGGCCCCAGAAGGGAAGGCTCCGGCAGTTCAACCAGATCGATGTTGAGGTCTTCGGGGTGGCCGACCCCGCCGTGGACGCAGAAATCATGGCCATGCTGATCCATTTCCTCCGAGAGGTCGGCCTCAAGAGGCTTGAGCTTCAGGTAAACAGTCTCGGATGCCGCACCTGCCGGCCTCCTTACCGAAAAAGCCTTCAGGATTTCGTTCTGGCCCACGAGAGGTCCCTGTGTCCGGACTGCCGGCGGAGGATCCATACCAACCCCCTCCGGATCTTCGACTGCAAGGTCGAAGAGTGCAGGACAATCATGGCCGATGCTCCACTCCTGATCGATTCATTGGGCCCTGAGTGCCGGGATCACTTCCAGGCGGTCAAGTCATACCTGGAGATGGTGGGGCTCCCTTATACGGTCAACCCGAGGATGGTTCGAGGTCTCGATTACTACGTAAGGACTGCTTTCGAGGTGATCTCCTACGATCTCGGAGCGCAAAATGCCGTGACAGGCGGAGGGAGGTACGACGGCCTCATCTCGGACCTCGGAGGTCCCGAGATCCCGGGAATCGGATTTGCCACCGGAATGGAGAGACTCATCTCTCTCCTCCCGCCTGAGGTGGAGGTGAGAAAACCACGGCGCGTCTTCGTCGCATTTGCGGGTGCCGATTCCAGGCAATCTGCCTTCAGGCTGGCCCATGAACTCCGAGTCAGAGGGCTTGGCGTGGACATCACTTACGGAGAGAAGAGTCTGAAATCCCAGATGCGGCGGGCCAACAAACTGGGCTGCAAGGCCGCGCTCATCATAGGCGGAGAGGAACTCAAGAGACAAAAGGCCGTGGTTCGCGACATGGAGGCAAAGACCCAGGAGGAGGTGGATCTCGATCTTGTCGCCGAGATCCTGACCGAGAGGTACGGCCTGGGAAAACCGAAGGGTTGATCACCCGACGCTTCTCTTCGGGTGCCTGTTGGGCCAGGACGGCGGAAAAAAAGCAAGGCGTACTTCCCGAAGGAAAGAAAGTGGCGAACCTTGACTATTCCCCGGGAGTGGGTTAACTTT includes:
- a CDS encoding histidine--tRNA ligase, producing MPIPCQRRTFTRTGILDTFCVGPPCGLRPFTDQLGSCEDRTLEITSVRGFKDILPEEIGKWRFVEETARKIFQDFGYVEIRIPILEKTELFARGIGEATDIVEKEMYTFTDRSGTSLTLRPEATASIARAYVENGLYSREPEAKLFMIGPMFRYERPQKGRLRQFNQIDVEVFGVADPAVDAEIMAMLIHFLREVGLKRLELQVNSLGCRTCRPPYRKSLQDFVLAHERSLCPDCRRRIHTNPLRIFDCKVEECRTIMADAPLLIDSLGPECRDHFQAVKSYLEMVGLPYTVNPRMVRGLDYYVRTAFEVISYDLGAQNAVTGGGRYDGLISDLGGPEIPGIGFATGMERLISLLPPEVEVRKPRRVFVAFAGADSRQSAFRLAHELRVRGLGVDITYGEKSLKSQMRRANKLGCKAALIIGGEELKRQKAVVRDMEAKTQEEVDLDLVAEILTERYGLGKPKG
- a CDS encoding diguanylate cyclase, encoding MLESNQGGNIAGKIIEASPGEEVFPKRVLIVDDEKNFRGILRSFVESLGYFCAEAASGSAALGLLKKTLFPIVISDIVMPEMNGLELLRAIRKHYPDVDVLIISAYGDNYSPMKIVESGASDFLAKPFSLDQLGARLYKIEMERALRKKLYIKGITDDLTGLYNRGYFYQKLQNETERAKRQGHPLSLIVLDVDGFKKFNDRYGHLKGDALLKMVARTVLLSVREHVDCVFRYGGDEFVVILPEADRREALIIGERIKKNFQERAPGGLTLSMGAAEFQGDFDGETFINLADKRMYQEKAKSKGLEAVEVRIDFEKDDHYIRCLNCGNPVHWTSSVCEKCMADPMARPDSRRSREIARTFLREVAASVEDRRKAPRVKIDRTITYESMEATICNISTGGVQIRVRASHSVGDPVRIVVPLKDGELALSGVVVYAHPTEGGEGLVGVRFSKLPDGESHLLKSLLQSERVTPM